In bacterium, the DNA window AGGCCGAGGAGCAGATCGCGGTCCTGCGGGCCCTGCACGAGGAGCGCGTCGGCCGGCTGAAGAAGGGCGACGAGCTGCCCCCCGGCGTGATCATGCTCGTCAAGGTCTACGTGGCGATCAAGCGCAAGATCGCGGTCGGGGACAAGATGGCCGGCCGCCACGGCAACAAGGGCGTCGTCTCCACCATCGTCCCGGCCGAGGACATGCCGTACCTGCCCGACGGCCGGCCGGTGGACATCGTGCTCAACCCGCTCGGCGTCCCCTCCCGCATGAACGTCGGGCAGATCCTCGAGACGCACCTCGGCTGGGCCGCCAAGGGCCTCGGCGAGCAGGTGGCCGCGCTCGCCGAGAAGGCGACGGTCGCGGAGCTCAGGGCGCGCCTGAAGAAGATCTTCGGCGACGACGGCCGGGCGGCCGCGCGCTCGAAGGAGCCGGTCGAGGTCATCGAGCGCATGGACAAGGAGGAGCTCATGGCGTTCGCCCGCTCGCTGCAGCGGGGCGTCCACATGGCGACCCCCGTCTTCGACGGCGCCACCGAGGCCGAGATCAAGGCGCTGCTCGCGGACGCCGGCTTCGCGACGAGCGGCAAGACGGTCCTCTACGACGGGCGCACCGGCTCGGCCTACGACCAGGAGGTCACGGTCGGCTGCCTCTACATGCTCAAGCTGCACCACCTCGTCGACGACAAGATCCACGCCCGCTCCATCGGCCCCTACAGCCTCGTGACGCAGCAGCCGCTGGGCGGCAAGGCGCAGTTCGGCGGCCAGCGCTTCGGCGAGATGGAGGTCTGGGCGCTCGAGGCCTACGGCGCGGCCTACACGCTCCAGGAGATCCTGACGGTGAAGTCCGACGACGTCGTCGGGCGGACCAAGGTCTACGAGTCCATCGTCAAGGGGCGCAACGCGCACCAGGCCGGCCTGCCGGAGTCGTTCAACGTCCTGGTCAAGGAGCTCCAGGGCCTCGGCCTCGACGTCGAGCTCATGGAGTAGCGGCGGCGCACCGGCGGCAGGGGATCGTGAGAGAGCGCGCAACGCACCAAGGAGGGCAGTCGATTGGACAGCCTCTTTAGTTTGTTCGAGAAGCACAAGGACCCGACGCAGTACAGCGGCATCCGCATCGCGCTGGCCTCGCCGGACAAGATCCGCTCCTGGTCGCACGGCGAGGTCAAGAAGCCCGAGACCATCAACTACCGCACCTTCAAGCCGGAGCGCGACGGGCTGTTCTGCGCGAAGATCTTCGGCCCGACGAAGGACTGGGAGTGCAACTGCGGCAAGTACAAGCGCATGAAGCACCGCGGCGTCGTCTGCGACAAGTGCGGCGTCGAGGTCATCCAGTCCAAGGTGCGCCGCGAGCGCATGGGGCACATCGAGCTGGCGAGCCCGGTCTCGCACGTCTGGTTCTTCAAGAGCCTGCCCTCGCGCATCGGCACGATCCTCAACGTGACCCTGCGCGACCTGGAGCGGGTGCTCTACTTCGAGTCGTACATCGTGATCGACCCGGGCCCGACGGGGCTCAAGGAGAAGGAGCTCATCCCGGACGACCGCTACCGGCAGCTGCACGCGGAGTTCGGCGCGGCTTTCAAGGCCGGCATGGGCGCCGAGGCCATCAAGGAGCTGCTCAAGGCCGTCGACATCGACACCCTCGGCGACGAGCTGCGCGCCAAGATGCTCGAGGCCAGCTCCGCCGCGGCGCGCAAGAAGATCATCAAGCGGCTCAAGGTCGTCGAGGCCTTCCGCAAGAGTGGCTGCAAGCCGGAGTGGATGATCTCGGACGTCATCGCCGTCATCCCGCCGGAGCTGCGCCCGCTGGTGCCGCTCGACGGCGGCAGGTTCGCGACCTCGGACCTCAACGACCTCTACCGCCGGGTGATCAACCGCAACAACCGCCTCAAGCGGCTGCTCGAGCTGCGGGCCCCGGACATCATCATCCGCAACGAGAAGCGCATGCTCCAGGAGGCGGTCGACGCGCTCTTCGACAACGGGCGGCGCGGCCGGGTCATCCGGGGGCCGAACAAGCGCCCGCTCAAGTCGCTGAGCGACATGCTCAAGGGCAAGCAGGGGCGCTTCCGCCAGAACCTGCTCGGCAAGCGCGTCGACTACTCCGGCCGCTCGGTCATCGTCGTCGGCCCCGAGCTGCGCATCGACCAGTGCGGGCTGCCGAAGAAGATGGCGCTCGAGCTGTTCAAGCCCTTCATCTACCACAAGCTCGAGCAGAACGGCCTGGCGACCACGCTCAAGAGCGCCAAGAAGATGGTCGAGAAGGAGGTGCCGGAGGTCTGGGACGCGCTCGAGGAGGTGACCAGGCAGCACCCGGTCATGCTCAACCGCGCCCCGACGCTGCACCGCCTCGGCATCCAGGCCTTCTGGCCGCAGCTCATCGAGGGCAAGGCGATCCGCCTGCACCCGCTGGTCTGCTCGGCCTTCAACGCCGACTTCGACGGCGACCAGATGGCCGTGCACGTGCCGCTCTCCGAGGAGTCCCAGAAGGAGGCCCGCGAGCTGATGCTCAGCTCGAACAACATCCTCTCCCCGGCCTCCGGCAAGCCGCTGGCGGTGCCCTCGCAGGACATCGTGCTCGGCTGCTACTACCTGACGAAGCTCGTCGAGCCGGCCGCGGAGCCGCGGCGGTTCGCCGACCGGCTCGAGGTGCGCCGCGCCTACGACCACGGCGTGGTCTCGCTGCACGAGAAGATCCGCGTGCGCATCGACGGCGCCATGGTCGACACCACGGCGGGGCGCGTCATCCTCGCCGAGATCCTCCCCGCCGAGCTGCCCTTCGAGCTGGTGAACAAGCTCATGAAGAAGAAGGAGCTGGCGGCGCTCATCGACGTCTCCTTCCGCCGCCTGGGCCGCGAGCGCACGATCGCGCTGCTCGACCTGCTCAAGGCCACCGGCTACCGCTACGCCAGCAGCGCGGGCATCTCGATCGCGATCGACGACATGCAGATCCCGGACCGCAAGAAGGAGGTCGTCGACGCCGCGCTCAAGTCGGTCGAGGAGGTCGAGGGCCAGTACGCCGAGGGGCTCATCACCCGCGGCGAGAAGTACAACAAGGTCATCGACGTCTGGGCGCAGGCCACCGAGCAGGTCGCCGGCGCGCTGCTCACCGAGCTGCAGAAGGAGGAGCAGCCGCTCAAGCAGAAGGGCGCCGCGCTCGCGCACGGCCGCGCCGCCGGCTTCAACCCGATCTTCATGATGGTCGACTCCGGGGCGCGCGGCAGCACGCAGCAGATCCGCCAGCTCGCCGGCATGCGCGGCCTGATGGCCAAGCCCTCGGGCGAGATCATCGAGACGCCGATCATCGCCAACTTCCGCGAGGGCCTCACCGTCCTCGAGTACTTCACCTCGACGCACGGGGCGCGCAAGGGGCTCGCGGACACCGCGCTCAAGACGGCCAACTCCGGCTACCTCACGCGCCGGCTCGTGGACGTCGCCCAGGACATGATCGTCACCGTGCCGGACTGCGGCACGCTCGACGGCATCGTCGTCTCGGCGCTTGTCGAGGGCGGCGAGATCATCGAGCCGCTCAAGGAGCGCATCCTCGGCCGCGTGACGCTCGACGACATCACCGACCCGGACTCCGGCGAGGTCATCGTCGCGGCGAACACCCTCATCGATGAGGAGATCGGCGAGAAGATCGAGGACATGGGCCTCGAGAAGGTGCGCATCCGCTCGGTGCTGACCTGCGAGACCCAGAGCGGCACCTGCGCGATGTGCTACGGGCGCGACCTCTCCCGCGGCGAGCTGGTCAAGCTCGGCGAGGCGGTCGGCGTCGTCGCGGCGCAGTCGATCGGCGAGCCGGGCACCCAGCTGACGATGCGGACCTTCCACATCGGCGGCACGGCCCGCGTCGTCGAGAAGAGCAACCACGTCACGCGCAACGGCGGCAAGGTGACCTACGTCGGCCTGCGCACGATCGCGAACCGCGAGGGCTTCAACGTCGCGATGAACCGCAACGGCAGCGTCGAGGTCGTCTCGGTCGAGCACGAGGGCAAGAAGCGGGTCGAGAAGAAGGAGATCTACCCGGTCGTCTACGGGGCCACGATCCGCGCCCGCGACGGCGAGAGCGTCGCGAAGAACAGCCTGCTCGTGGAGTGGGACTCCTACACGAACCCGATCGTCACGGAGGCGGGCGGCAAGGTCAAGTTCGGCGACATCCTCGAGGGCGTCACGGTCAAGGAGGAGGTCGACTCCGCCACGGGCCTGGCGCGCAAGGTCATCATCGAGACCTCCGACACCGACGTGCGCCCGCGCGTCTCGATCAAGGACGCCGCCGGGAAGACCGCCGGCCGCTACCTGCTGCCGGCCGGGGCGAACATCATGGTGGCCGAGGGCGACGAGGTCGCGCCCGGCGACGTCATCGCGAAGATCCCGCGCGAGACCACCAAGACCAAGGACATCACCGGCGGTCTGCCCCGCGTCGCCGAGCTCTTCGAGGCGAGAAAGCCCAAGGAGCAGGCGGTCATCTCCGAGATCAACGGCAAGGTCGTCCTCGGCGGCTTCGCCAAGGGCTTCCGCAAGGTGGTCGTCGAGGGGGAGGAGGGCCTGGCCAAGGAGTACCTCATCCCCAAGGGCAAGCCGCTGCACGTCCACGACGGCGACCAGGTGCGCGCCGGCGAGGCGCTCATGGAGGGCTCGGCGAACCCGCACGACATCCTCTCGGTCCTCGGCGTCAAGGAGCTGCAGAAGTACCTCGTGAGCGAGGTGCAGCAGGTCTACAGCCTCCAGGGCGTGAAGATCAACGACAAGCACATCGAGATCATCGTGCGCCAGATGCTGCGCAAGGTCATGGTCGACGACGTCGGCGACTCGGAGTTCATCGTCGGCGAGCAGGTCGACCGCTTCGGCTTCGAGGAGGAGAACCGCAAGGTCCTGGAGTCCGGGGGGCGTCCCGCGACGAGCCACCCGATCCTGCTCGGGATCACCCGCGCCTCGCTGTCCACGGAGAGCTTCATCTCGGCGGCCTCCTTCCAGGAGACGACGCGGGTGCTGACCGAGGCGGCGATCGCCGGCAAGGTCGACCGGCTGCGCGGCCTCAAGGAGAACGTGATCATGGGCCGGCTCATCCCGGCCGGCACCGGCTTCGCCCGCTACACCGGCGAGGGCGAGCCGCCGGAGGGCGAGGGCGCCGAGCCCGAGCCGCAGCCGGAGGAGGGGCTGCCCGAGGAGCCGGCCGCCTAGAGGCCGCTTTCGTGCACCTGGCGCATTAACCGCTTGACAGGAGGGGTGAACCTGCGTATGCTGCGCAAGTTTTCCTCGCACATGGGAATGGGGACAGTATGCCGACACTGATGCAGTTGGTTCGCAAGGGGCGGGACACGGTGCGCCAGAAGACGGCGTCGCCGGCGCTCAAGTCCTGCCCGCAGAAGCGCGGGGTGTGCATCCGCGTCTACACCACGACGCCGAAGAAGCCCAACTCCGCGCTCCGCAAGGTCGCCCGCGTGCGCCTGACGAACGCGATGGAGGTCACGGCCTACATCCCGGGCGTCGGCCACAACCTGCAGGAGCACTCGATCGTGCTCATCCGCGGCGGCCGGGTCAAGGACCTCCCCGGCGTCCGCTACCACATCGTGCGCGGCACGCTCGACTCCCTCGGGGTCGCCGACCGCAAGCAGGCGCGCTCGAAGTACGGCGCCAAGCGGCCGAAGGGCTAGGGGAGGAGCGACCATGCCGAGAAGGCGAGTGCCGGCCAAGCGGGAGCCGATCCCGGACCCGATCTACCGCTCGAAGCTCGTGACCCGCTGCGTGAACGTCATCATGCAGGAGGGCAAGAAGAGCACCGCGGAGCACATCTTCTACGACGCGATGGAGATCATCGCGGCGAAGACCAACGAGGAGCCGCTCAAGGTCTTCCAGAAGGCCGTCGACAACGTCAAGCCGGTCGTCGAGGTCAAGTCCCGCCGGGTCGGCGGCTCGACCTACCAGGTGCCGGTCGACGTGCGCCAGGAGCGGCGCATCGCGCTGGCGCTGCGCTGGCTCACCTCGTACGCCCGCGAGCGGGCGGACAAGACGATGGCCGAGAAGTTCGCGAGCGAGCTGATCGACGCGTTCCGCGGCGCGGGGAACGCGGTGAAGAAGCGGGAGGACACGCACAAGATGGCGGAGGCGAACAAGGCCTTCGCGCACTACCGCTGGTAGCGCGGCAGCACCGGCGGACTGATTTTTCGCTCTTTGGCAGGGTGGGAGAGGACGGTTACGACCATGGCACGGCAGGTATCTCTCGGCGAGACCCGGAACATCGGGATCATGGCGCACATCGACGCCGGGAAGACGACCACGACCGAGCGCGTCCTCTACTACACCGGCGTCTCCCACCGCATGGGGGAGGTCCATGACGGCGCCGCGACCATGGACTACATGGAGCAGGAGCAGGAGCGCGGCATCACGATCACCTCGGCGGCCACCACCTGTTCCTGGCGCGGCCACCGCATCAACATCATCGACACCCCCGGGCACGTCGACTTCACCGTCGAGGTCGAGCGCTCCCTGCGCGTTCTCGACGGCGCGGTCGCGCTTTTCTGCGCGGTCGGCGGCGTCGAGCCCCAGTCCGAGACCGTCTGGCGCCAGGCCGACAAGTACCACGTCCCCCGCCTGGCCTTCGTCAATAAGATGGACCGCACCGGCGCGGACTTCGACCGCGTGCTCGCCGCGATGCGCGAGCGCCTCGGGGCCCGTCCCGTCGCCCTGCAGTACCCGCTCGGCGCCGAGGAGCGCTTCGCCGGGGTCGTCGACCTCGTGCGGATGCGCGCGCTGATCTGGGACGAGGACACCCTCGGCGCGCAGTGGCGCGAGGACGAGGTGCCCGCGGAGCTGCGTCCCCGCTGCCTCGAGCTGCGCGAGCGGCTGATCGAGGCGGCCTGCGAGCACGACGACGCGCTCATGGAGTCCTACCTCGCGGGCGCGCCGCTGCCCGCGGAGGCGATCCTGCGCGGCCTGCGCCGGGGCACGATCGCGCTGGCGCTCACCCCCGTGCTCTGCGGCGCCTCGTTCCGCAACAAGGGCGTGCAGCCGCTGCTGGACGCCGTCGTCGACCTGCTGCCGAGCCCGCTGGACGTGCCGCCGATCGCGGGGACGGACCCGGCGACCGGGGCGCGGGCCGAGCGGCGGGCGGACGACCGCGAGCCGTTCGCGGCGCTGGCGTTCAAGATCCTGACCGACCCGTTCGTCGGCCAGCTGACCTTCCTGCGCGTCTACTCGGGCGTCCTGGCCGCCGGCGGGGCGGTGCTCAGCGTGCGGCGCAACCGCCGCGAGCGCGTCGGCCGGCTGCTGCAGATGCACGCGAACAAGCGCGAGGAGATCAAGGAGGCGCGCGCCGGCGACATCGTCGCCGTCGTGGGCCTGCGCGACACGGTCACCGGGGACACGCTCTGCGACCTCGAGCGGCCGATCGCGCTGGAGTCGATCGTCTTCCCCGAGCCGGTGATCGCCATCGCCATCGAGCCGCGCAGCAAGGCCGACGAGGAGAAGCTCGGTGGTGCGCTGCACAAGCTGCAGCACGAGGACCCGACCTTCCGGGTGCGCGTCGATGAGGAGAGCGGGCAGACGCTCATCTCGGGGATGGGCGAGCTGCACCTGGAGATCATCGTCGACCGGCTCAAGCGCGAGTTCGGCGTCGAGGCGAGCGTCGGGCGGCCGCAGGTCGCCTACCGCGAGACGCTGCGCGCGGCGGCCAGGGGCGAGGGGCGCTTCATCCGCCAGAGCGGCGGGCGCGGCCAGTACGGCCACGCCTGGGTCGAGCTGGCGCCGCGCGAGCGCGGCACCGGGTTCGCCTTCGAGAGCGCGATCGTCGGCGGCGTGATCCCCAGGGAGTTCGTGCCGGCGGTGCGCAAGGGCGTCGAGGAGGCCCTGGCCAAGGGCGTGCTCGGCGGCTACCCGATCGTGGACGTGGCGGCGCGGCTCGTCGACGGCTCGTTCCACGAGGTCGACTCCTCGGAGATGGCCTTCAAGATCGCCGGGTCGCTGGCGGTCCGCGAGGCGGCGCTGCGCGCGCGGCCCCAGTTGCTCGAGCCGGTGATGAGCCTGGAGGTCGTCGTCCCCGAGGAGCATCTCGGCGAGGTCATCGGCGACGTGAACGCCCGCCGCGGGCGGGTCGAGGGGTTCGAGGAGCGCGGCGCCTACAAGGTCGTGCGGGCCCTGGTGCCGCTGGCGCAGATGTTCGGGTATGCCACCGCGTTGCGGTCGCTGTCGCAGGGCCGGGCCACGTTCTCGATGCAGTTCTCGCGCTACGAGGGCGTGCCCGAGGGCGTCGCGGACGTGGTGCTGGAGCGCGTGCAGACCCCCGTGGCCCGCTGAGGGCCTGGGGCAACAAGCGTCGATCGGTCAAGGAGGAGCGAGAGCCATGGCGAAGGAGAAGTTTCAGAGGACGAAGCCGCACCTGAACGTGGGGACGATCGGGCACGTGGACCACGGCAAGACGACGCTGACGGCGGCGATCACGGAGGTGCTGGAGAAGAAGGGCCTGGCCAGCTACATCCCGTTCGACCAGATCGACAAGGCTCCGGAGGAGAAGGAGCGCGGGATCACGATCGCGATCGCGCACGTGGAGTACCAGAGCGAGAAGCGTCATTACGCGCACGTGGATTGCCCGGGGCACGCGGACTACGTGAAGAACATGATCACGGGGGCGGCGCAGATGGACGGGGCGATCCTGGTGGTGTCGGCGGCGGACGGGCCGATGCCGCAGACGCGCGAGCACATAC includes these proteins:
- the rpoC gene encoding DNA-directed RNA polymerase subunit beta', translating into MDSLFSLFEKHKDPTQYSGIRIALASPDKIRSWSHGEVKKPETINYRTFKPERDGLFCAKIFGPTKDWECNCGKYKRMKHRGVVCDKCGVEVIQSKVRRERMGHIELASPVSHVWFFKSLPSRIGTILNVTLRDLERVLYFESYIVIDPGPTGLKEKELIPDDRYRQLHAEFGAAFKAGMGAEAIKELLKAVDIDTLGDELRAKMLEASSAAARKKIIKRLKVVEAFRKSGCKPEWMISDVIAVIPPELRPLVPLDGGRFATSDLNDLYRRVINRNNRLKRLLELRAPDIIIRNEKRMLQEAVDALFDNGRRGRVIRGPNKRPLKSLSDMLKGKQGRFRQNLLGKRVDYSGRSVIVVGPELRIDQCGLPKKMALELFKPFIYHKLEQNGLATTLKSAKKMVEKEVPEVWDALEEVTRQHPVMLNRAPTLHRLGIQAFWPQLIEGKAIRLHPLVCSAFNADFDGDQMAVHVPLSEESQKEARELMLSSNNILSPASGKPLAVPSQDIVLGCYYLTKLVEPAAEPRRFADRLEVRRAYDHGVVSLHEKIRVRIDGAMVDTTAGRVILAEILPAELPFELVNKLMKKKELAALIDVSFRRLGRERTIALLDLLKATGYRYASSAGISIAIDDMQIPDRKKEVVDAALKSVEEVEGQYAEGLITRGEKYNKVIDVWAQATEQVAGALLTELQKEEQPLKQKGAALAHGRAAGFNPIFMMVDSGARGSTQQIRQLAGMRGLMAKPSGEIIETPIIANFREGLTVLEYFTSTHGARKGLADTALKTANSGYLTRRLVDVAQDMIVTVPDCGTLDGIVVSALVEGGEIIEPLKERILGRVTLDDITDPDSGEVIVAANTLIDEEIGEKIEDMGLEKVRIRSVLTCETQSGTCAMCYGRDLSRGELVKLGEAVGVVAAQSIGEPGTQLTMRTFHIGGTARVVEKSNHVTRNGGKVTYVGLRTIANREGFNVAMNRNGSVEVVSVEHEGKKRVEKKEIYPVVYGATIRARDGESVAKNSLLVEWDSYTNPIVTEAGGKVKFGDILEGVTVKEEVDSATGLARKVIIETSDTDVRPRVSIKDAAGKTAGRYLLPAGANIMVAEGDEVAPGDVIAKIPRETTKTKDITGGLPRVAELFEARKPKEQAVISEINGKVVLGGFAKGFRKVVVEGEEGLAKEYLIPKGKPLHVHDGDQVRAGEALMEGSANPHDILSVLGVKELQKYLVSEVQQVYSLQGVKINDKHIEIIVRQMLRKVMVDDVGDSEFIVGEQVDRFGFEEENRKVLESGGRPATSHPILLGITRASLSTESFISAASFQETTRVLTEAAIAGKVDRLRGLKENVIMGRLIPAGTGFARYTGEGEPPEGEGAEPEPQPEEGLPEEPAA
- the rpsL gene encoding 30S ribosomal protein S12 — translated: MPTLMQLVRKGRDTVRQKTASPALKSCPQKRGVCIRVYTTTPKKPNSALRKVARVRLTNAMEVTAYIPGVGHNLQEHSIVLIRGGRVKDLPGVRYHIVRGTLDSLGVADRKQARSKYGAKRPKG
- the rpsG gene encoding 30S ribosomal protein S7, with protein sequence MPRRRVPAKREPIPDPIYRSKLVTRCVNVIMQEGKKSTAEHIFYDAMEIIAAKTNEEPLKVFQKAVDNVKPVVEVKSRRVGGSTYQVPVDVRQERRIALALRWLTSYARERADKTMAEKFASELIDAFRGAGNAVKKREDTHKMAEANKAFAHYRW
- the fusA gene encoding elongation factor G yields the protein MARQVSLGETRNIGIMAHIDAGKTTTTERVLYYTGVSHRMGEVHDGAATMDYMEQEQERGITITSAATTCSWRGHRINIIDTPGHVDFTVEVERSLRVLDGAVALFCAVGGVEPQSETVWRQADKYHVPRLAFVNKMDRTGADFDRVLAAMRERLGARPVALQYPLGAEERFAGVVDLVRMRALIWDEDTLGAQWREDEVPAELRPRCLELRERLIEAACEHDDALMESYLAGAPLPAEAILRGLRRGTIALALTPVLCGASFRNKGVQPLLDAVVDLLPSPLDVPPIAGTDPATGARAERRADDREPFAALAFKILTDPFVGQLTFLRVYSGVLAAGGAVLSVRRNRRERVGRLLQMHANKREEIKEARAGDIVAVVGLRDTVTGDTLCDLERPIALESIVFPEPVIAIAIEPRSKADEEKLGGALHKLQHEDPTFRVRVDEESGQTLISGMGELHLEIIVDRLKREFGVEASVGRPQVAYRETLRAAARGEGRFIRQSGGRGQYGHAWVELAPRERGTGFAFESAIVGGVIPREFVPAVRKGVEEALAKGVLGGYPIVDVAARLVDGSFHEVDSSEMAFKIAGSLAVREAALRARPQLLEPVMSLEVVVPEEHLGEVIGDVNARRGRVEGFEERGAYKVVRALVPLAQMFGYATALRSLSQGRATFSMQFSRYEGVPEGVADVVLERVQTPVAR